Proteins from a genomic interval of Salinivibrio kushneri:
- a CDS encoding DUF2861 family protein, producing the protein MVCSFSVRAEQAWLPKTPMQETYQALLADRPKVAWQELIFALSQQQIPTERWAKIKYAIINQTDCGQQLTEPNGKGIPQGLTISFVRRAGASSLGYEIKLSAEQVERDTLLTLTDPTGQTVLNEILNAKSGYQEIESGQLFTQITPGIYELRMGGQHYSLVVYGLPRRPWVKLIGHPEQQLAVDVPDTPISCSPAAAHWLWLDDAYRWIEQTPIYLSGRADNSYAPTKIKLPTSSLVNAEHLSVTVSHFEYQGAIKVNYVERLALPLPRSENKK; encoded by the coding sequence ATGGTTTGTAGCTTCAGCGTCCGCGCTGAGCAAGCTTGGCTGCCAAAAACACCGATGCAGGAAACCTATCAGGCACTCCTCGCAGATAGGCCCAAGGTGGCGTGGCAAGAGCTTATTTTTGCGCTATCGCAGCAGCAAATACCGACTGAGCGTTGGGCGAAGATAAAGTACGCGATCATCAATCAAACCGATTGTGGCCAACAGTTAACCGAGCCCAACGGTAAGGGGATCCCTCAAGGGCTTACTATTTCTTTTGTACGTCGGGCGGGCGCGTCGAGTCTTGGCTATGAAATCAAGCTCTCTGCCGAGCAGGTCGAGCGTGATACCTTGCTAACCCTCACTGATCCTACTGGGCAAACGGTGCTCAATGAGATCTTGAACGCGAAAAGTGGGTATCAAGAAATAGAATCAGGCCAGCTATTTACCCAGATTACACCGGGGATCTATGAGTTAAGAATGGGCGGCCAGCACTATAGCTTGGTGGTATATGGTTTGCCTCGTCGACCTTGGGTCAAACTGATTGGTCACCCTGAACAACAGCTCGCGGTCGATGTGCCCGATACGCCTATAAGTTGTTCACCCGCCGCAGCACACTGGCTGTGGCTTGATGATGCCTATCGCTGGATCGAACAAACGCCGATTTATTTGTCCGGCCGCGCAGATAACTCCTACGCGCCAACCAAGATAAAATTGCCCACCTCATCACTTGTTAATGCTGAGCATTTAAGCGTCACTGTCAGCCATTTTGAGTATCAAGGTGCCATTAAAGTCAACTATGTTGAGCGATTAGCGTTGCCGCTGCCGCGATCAGAGAATAAGAAATGA
- a CDS encoding Dps family protein, whose product MSKQAALIGLDSSKAEDLGARLDTLLANYQVLYTNVRGFHWNIKGNDFFELHTKFEEIYTDLQTKIDEVAERILTIGGTAEHRFSEYLKVSEIKEHAPEANGQAGVRALVEGFSVLIGLQRDIMNLAGDAGDEGTSALMSDYIREQEKLMWMLNAYLN is encoded by the coding sequence ATGAGTAAGCAAGCAGCATTGATTGGACTAGACAGCAGCAAAGCCGAAGATCTAGGCGCGCGTTTGGATACGCTATTGGCGAACTACCAAGTGCTATACACCAATGTGCGTGGTTTTCACTGGAACATCAAAGGCAACGACTTTTTCGAGTTGCATACCAAATTTGAAGAGATTTATACCGATCTTCAAACCAAGATTGATGAAGTCGCTGAGCGCATTCTCACCATCGGTGGCACCGCCGAGCATCGCTTCAGCGAGTACCTGAAGGTCAGTGAAATTAAAGAGCATGCACCCGAAGCAAATGGTCAAGCTGGTGTCCGTGCATTAGTCGAAGGCTTTAGTGTTCTGATTGGCCTACAACGCGATATCATGAACCTTGCCGGTGATGCGGGTGACGAAGGGACATCTGCACTGATGAGCGACTACATCCGCGAACAAGAAAAACTGATGTGGATGCTAAACGCTTACCTCAACTAA
- a CDS encoding HD-GYP domain-containing protein has protein sequence MHTQACSATQLQLSELILALSTALDMTEGQPPEHCMRCTWLGMKLADALALDEQQRHDLFYTLLLKDAGCSSNAARICELYLTNDLAFKQSYKVVDGSLSSVLNFVLKNTGVKQGFMQKLSTTLDIIRNGDMYAQELIETRCTRGADVARDLRFNERVAEAIYALDEHYDGGGRPDQLKADQIPLFSRIALMTQVIDVFRTESGVDAALRELKNRRGTWFDPTLVDTFLQIAREPQFWQQLDSPALKKDVLSMTPADTSIWVDDDYLDDIAAAFGRIVDAKSPFTSGHSERVAVYASLIADELGISEQEKKWLKRGALLHDIGKLGVSNDVLDKPGKLDDEEWEHVKRHAALSKTILSKIHQFDHLAKFASAHHEKLDGTGYPEGIKSDEISLLTRIITTADIFDAITAERPYRGPIPMNKALSIMKEETGTAIDAQCLQALMAGLERLPEHFIIHDDTSITS, from the coding sequence ATGCACACCCAAGCCTGCAGCGCGACACAGTTGCAATTATCGGAGCTTATTCTGGCGTTAAGTACCGCGTTGGATATGACGGAGGGGCAACCTCCCGAACATTGTATGCGCTGCACGTGGTTAGGAATGAAACTCGCTGACGCCTTAGCGCTCGACGAGCAACAACGTCATGATCTTTTCTATACCCTGCTGCTAAAGGATGCGGGCTGCAGCAGCAATGCGGCACGGATCTGTGAGCTTTACCTCACCAATGATTTAGCGTTTAAACAAAGCTACAAAGTAGTGGACGGTAGCTTGTCCAGCGTACTCAACTTCGTCTTAAAAAACACTGGGGTAAAGCAAGGCTTCATGCAAAAGCTCTCGACCACACTCGATATCATCCGCAACGGAGATATGTATGCGCAAGAGCTGATTGAAACCCGCTGCACCCGCGGTGCCGATGTGGCGCGAGATCTTCGGTTTAACGAGCGCGTGGCTGAAGCCATTTATGCATTGGATGAACACTATGATGGCGGTGGACGTCCCGACCAGTTAAAGGCCGACCAGATCCCCTTGTTTTCACGGATTGCATTGATGACGCAAGTGATTGATGTATTCCGAACCGAGTCCGGTGTCGACGCCGCACTCCGCGAGCTAAAAAACCGTCGCGGCACCTGGTTTGATCCAACGCTGGTCGATACCTTTTTACAGATAGCGCGCGAGCCGCAGTTTTGGCAGCAACTGGACAGCCCCGCGTTAAAAAAAGACGTGCTGTCGATGACGCCGGCTGACACAAGTATTTGGGTCGATGATGACTACTTGGATGACATTGCAGCGGCTTTCGGGCGCATTGTTGATGCCAAAAGCCCTTTCACCTCCGGTCACAGCGAGCGCGTGGCCGTTTACGCCAGCTTAATTGCTGATGAGCTTGGCATCAGTGAACAGGAAAAAAAATGGCTAAAGCGTGGCGCGTTACTGCACGATATTGGCAAGCTCGGCGTAAGCAATGATGTGCTTGATAAACCGGGAAAATTGGATGACGAGGAATGGGAGCATGTTAAACGCCATGCCGCACTGAGTAAAACCATCTTATCGAAAATCCACCAATTCGATCACCTTGCCAAGTTCGCCAGCGCCCATCACGAAAAGCTCGATGGTACTGGGTACCCTGAGGGGATCAAAAGCGATGAGATCTCTTTGCTCACTCGCATTATTACCACCGCTGATATTTTCGATGCCATCACTGCCGAGCGCCCCTATCGTGGCCCGATTCCGATGAACAAAGCCCTCTCTATCATGAAAGAAGAGACAGGCACAGCCATCGACGCGCAATGTTTACAAGCGCTAATGGCTGGCCTCGAGCGCCTGCCGGAGCATTTTATTATTCATGACGATACCTCGATCACATCATAG
- a CDS encoding methyl-accepting chemotaxis protein — translation MKQNQAVNQAAELAQASSEQTLRHSENGSALLQEAVKLSQSVNDQAVEATNQVAQLSEHAQSIENIVTTIKQIAEQTNLLALNAAIEAARAGDQGRGFAVVADEVRGLSQRTSHSTTEIADVVDENQQLIKGVSEAMERVTEQSTIGQEKVTAADTVMSDIHAGAEEVSATVRRLTQ, via the coding sequence GTGAAACAAAACCAGGCAGTCAATCAGGCGGCAGAACTCGCGCAAGCCTCTTCCGAACAAACACTCCGCCACAGTGAAAACGGCAGTGCCTTGTTACAAGAGGCCGTAAAGCTGTCGCAGAGTGTGAACGATCAAGCCGTCGAGGCCACCAATCAAGTCGCACAATTGAGTGAGCACGCACAAAGTATCGAAAACATCGTCACCACCATTAAGCAAATCGCAGAGCAAACGAACCTTCTAGCGCTAAATGCGGCAATAGAAGCCGCACGCGCGGGCGACCAAGGGCGAGGCTTTGCCGTGGTCGCCGATGAAGTACGCGGCCTGTCGCAACGCACTAGTCACTCGACCACCGAAATTGCCGATGTTGTCGATGAAAACCAACAACTGATCAAAGGCGTGAGTGAGGCAATGGAAAGAGTGACCGAGCAATCGACCATAGGACAAGAAAAAGTCACCGCTGCCGACACCGTGATGAGTGACATTCATGCCGGCGCGGAAGAAGTGTCCGCTACCGTTCGCCGGCTGACACAATAA
- a CDS encoding GbsR/MarR family transcriptional regulator codes for MELSQELRNVVMHFGEMGSRWGFNRSVGEMLALIVLSEHPLSADDIVSALNISRGNVSMATKELQGWHLIRSQRTPGDRKDYFVPNGTIWELAQQVLAERKKREVDPTLSMLRSHFMRSEDDAESHSVKQLHEIHDLLELFNHWFDDVQQMKPEHLKNLMKLGSSVGKLLELSGKLFHSKSNEESGS; via the coding sequence ATGGAGCTGTCACAAGAACTACGTAATGTGGTGATGCACTTTGGTGAAATGGGAAGTCGTTGGGGCTTTAATCGTTCGGTGGGCGAAATGTTGGCACTGATTGTGTTGAGCGAGCATCCACTGAGCGCAGACGACATTGTGTCGGCGCTCAACATTTCTCGTGGCAATGTCAGTATGGCAACCAAAGAGCTGCAAGGCTGGCACTTGATCCGTTCGCAGCGCACCCCCGGGGATAGAAAGGACTACTTTGTGCCCAATGGCACTATCTGGGAGTTGGCGCAGCAAGTTCTCGCCGAAAGGAAGAAGCGGGAAGTTGACCCTACTTTATCCATGCTGCGCTCACACTTTATGCGGAGTGAAGACGACGCAGAGAGTCACTCGGTTAAGCAGTTGCACGAAATCCACGATCTCCTAGAGCTGTTTAACCACTGGTTTGACGATGTGCAGCAAATGAAACCTGAACATCTAAAAAACTTGATGAAGCTGGGTAGCAGTGTCGGCAAGCTTCTTGAGCTATCCGGCAAGCTGTTTCACAGCAAGTCCAACGAAGAATCGGGTAGTTAA
- a CDS encoding cytochrome ubiquinol oxidase subunit I: MLDTLMLSRIQFAANISFHILFPTITIALGWMLVFFKFRHNRTGEQIWLDTYYFWVKVFALTFALGVVSGITMSFQFGTNWPGFMEKVGNIAGPLLGYEVMTAFFMEATFLGIMLFGKNRVPNWVHTLATLLVAIGTTISAFWILVLNSWMHTPTGFEIIDGVVHPTSWFEVIFNPSMPYRLSHMLLASGLTASFLIAGISAYQKLKSPKSGVSDKPLKVGITAAAILIPLQIFVGDMHGLNTLEHQPQKIAAMEGVWETEQGAPLLLFAVPNEETRSNDFEVGIPNLASLILTHQLDGEIKGLESFDYHPPVKPLFFGFRVMVGVGVLMLAVSWFTAYRVWRNQPMPKWHLIGLVAMTFSGWVATLSGWYVTEIGRQPWLVQGVLKTADAVTRVASSNVGISLTIYLTLYAVLMVAYIRTLFFLAKKRLPEYQSDNHAQPEKEVSA; encoded by the coding sequence ATGTTAGATACATTAATGTTGTCGCGGATCCAATTTGCGGCCAACATCAGCTTTCACATCTTGTTTCCCACCATCACAATCGCGCTTGGGTGGATGCTGGTGTTTTTCAAGTTCCGGCACAACCGTACCGGTGAGCAAATCTGGTTGGATACCTATTACTTCTGGGTAAAAGTGTTCGCGCTCACCTTTGCGCTAGGGGTGGTGTCTGGGATCACCATGAGTTTCCAGTTCGGCACCAATTGGCCTGGCTTTATGGAAAAGGTCGGTAATATTGCCGGGCCTCTGTTGGGCTATGAGGTGATGACCGCCTTTTTTATGGAGGCGACCTTCCTTGGCATTATGCTGTTTGGTAAAAATCGTGTGCCCAATTGGGTACATACGCTAGCGACGTTGCTGGTGGCGATTGGTACCACCATTTCGGCGTTCTGGATTTTGGTGCTGAACAGCTGGATGCATACACCCACTGGTTTTGAAATTATCGATGGTGTGGTGCACCCAACCAGTTGGTTCGAGGTGATTTTTAATCCGTCGATGCCGTATCGTTTAAGCCATATGTTGCTAGCGTCTGGCCTCACGGCGTCTTTCTTAATTGCCGGTATTTCTGCCTACCAAAAGCTAAAATCGCCTAAGTCAGGTGTGTCAGATAAACCATTAAAAGTGGGGATCACGGCTGCTGCCATCCTTATTCCGTTGCAAATTTTTGTCGGTGATATGCACGGCCTCAATACCCTTGAGCATCAGCCACAGAAAATTGCGGCCATGGAAGGGGTCTGGGAAACCGAGCAAGGTGCGCCTTTGCTGCTGTTTGCGGTACCCAATGAAGAAACCCGTTCCAACGACTTTGAAGTTGGGATCCCGAATCTAGCGAGCTTGATTTTGACCCACCAACTCGACGGCGAGATTAAAGGGTTGGAAAGCTTTGACTATCATCCGCCGGTCAAGCCGCTGTTCTTTGGTTTCCGAGTCATGGTTGGCGTCGGTGTGTTGATGTTGGCGGTTAGCTGGTTCACCGCGTATCGCGTGTGGCGTAACCAGCCGATGCCCAAATGGCACTTAATCGGCTTGGTGGCGATGACCTTCTCAGGCTGGGTCGCTACGCTTTCTGGCTGGTATGTGACGGAGATTGGTCGTCAGCCTTGGCTGGTACAGGGGGTGCTTAAAACCGCCGATGCCGTCACGCGAGTCGCCAGCTCGAACGTGGGGATTAGCTTAACCATTTACCTGACGCTCTACGCGGTGCTAATGGTGGCGTATATCCGCACCCTGTTCTTTTTGGCGAAAAAACGCCTGCCTGAATACCAATCAGACAATCACGCTCAGCCTGAGAAAGAGGTATCCGCATGA
- the cydB gene encoding cytochrome d ubiquinol oxidase subunit II — protein sequence MSITPYLPEIYLLLFGFSVFMYAVLDGYDLGVGMLLPRCNQAQRDRMIASIGPFWDANETWLVLAVGLLLIAFPAAHSMILTELYLPTSVMLAGLILRGVSFDFRAKVRPERKDLWDRCFKAGSFIASMTQGYMIGRYVLAFDESTGSYLFALLSGLCVTAAYIYIGGTWLVMKTEGDLQKRAAKWSRRGGWLAALGVLAISVVNPLVSETVAERWFGFPEILLLAPVPLVCLAIMLLVDRYLRHVPVENDVGYQFPFIGAIFLFALSFFGLAYSFFPDIIPGVMTAKEAASAPGTLLIVGYGAMFVLPMIFLYTLFVYRVFSGKATELNYE from the coding sequence ATGAGTATAACGCCGTATTTACCTGAAATTTATCTATTGCTATTTGGTTTTTCGGTCTTTATGTATGCCGTGCTTGACGGCTATGACCTCGGCGTCGGTATGCTGTTACCGCGCTGCAATCAGGCACAGCGTGACCGTATGATTGCGTCGATTGGCCCTTTTTGGGATGCCAACGAAACCTGGCTGGTGTTGGCGGTAGGCTTGCTGTTGATTGCCTTCCCCGCGGCACATAGCATGATTTTGACCGAGTTGTATTTGCCCACTTCCGTGATGTTGGCGGGGCTTATCTTGCGTGGTGTCTCATTTGATTTTCGTGCCAAGGTGAGGCCAGAGCGTAAAGACCTCTGGGACCGCTGCTTTAAAGCGGGCTCGTTTATTGCGTCGATGACGCAAGGCTACATGATTGGTCGTTACGTGTTGGCCTTTGATGAGAGCACAGGATCATATTTGTTTGCGCTATTAAGCGGCCTTTGTGTGACCGCGGCGTACATCTATATTGGCGGTACCTGGCTGGTAATGAAAACCGAGGGCGATTTACAAAAACGGGCGGCGAAATGGTCACGTCGTGGCGGCTGGCTGGCGGCATTGGGGGTGTTAGCCATCAGTGTCGTTAACCCTTTAGTCAGTGAGACAGTGGCGGAGCGTTGGTTTGGCTTCCCGGAAATTTTATTACTCGCGCCCGTTCCATTGGTTTGCCTTGCCATCATGCTGCTTGTTGATCGCTACCTACGCCACGTACCGGTCGAAAACGATGTGGGATACCAGTTCCCGTTCATTGGTGCGATTTTCCTATTCGCATTGAGTTTCTTTGGTCTCGCGTATAGCTTTTTCCCCGATATCATTCCCGGGGTAATGACAGCGAAAGAAGCGGCCAGCGCGCCGGGGACCTTGTTGATTGTGGGCTATGGTGCCATGTTTGTCTTGCCGATGATCTTTTTGTATACCCTGTTTGTGTATCGTGTCTTCTCTGGGAAAGCGACTGAGCTAAACTACGAGTAA
- the betI gene encoding transcriptional regulator BetI, with protein sequence MPKVGMPEVRKPQLVKATMTVIGRVGLHAASISLISKEAGVSTGIINHYFGGKHGLLEETMRVVLRELSATVIDALREIPRHHHQARINAIINANFEGFQAKSDVVKTWLAFWSYAMHDNELHRLQRVNEKRLLSHLRIELRALLPEEQAAMVAQGIAALIDGIWLRGALNPKGIDANNARTIINDYLDKQLTFYGRPQG encoded by the coding sequence ATGCCTAAGGTAGGGATGCCGGAAGTAAGAAAACCGCAGCTTGTTAAAGCCACCATGACGGTGATTGGTCGAGTGGGGCTGCATGCGGCAAGTATTTCTCTGATTAGTAAGGAAGCCGGCGTATCGACAGGCATTATCAACCACTATTTCGGTGGTAAGCATGGCTTGCTGGAAGAGACGATGCGCGTGGTATTGCGTGAGCTTTCAGCGACTGTGATCGACGCATTGAGAGAAATTCCGCGTCATCACCACCAGGCGCGTATTAACGCGATTATCAATGCCAACTTTGAAGGTTTTCAGGCCAAATCTGATGTGGTTAAAACCTGGTTGGCGTTCTGGTCTTATGCCATGCATGACAATGAGTTACACCGTTTACAACGTGTGAACGAGAAGCGCTTGCTGTCGCATTTGCGCATTGAACTTCGCGCACTATTGCCAGAAGAGCAGGCGGCGATGGTGGCTCAGGGGATTGCAGCATTGATTGATGGTATCTGGTTGCGTGGTGCATTGAACCCTAAAGGTATTGATGCCAACAACGCGCGAACCATCATCAATGACTACTTGGATAAGCAACTGACCTTTTATGGTCGTCCTCAGGGCTAA
- the betB gene encoding betaine-aldehyde dehydrogenase, with product MNAKTLFINGQLTSATSGEQFATVNPATGETLAQIDQASADDVQAAVDAAKQGFAVWSRMTAMERSRILLKAVALLRERNDELAKLEVLDTGKPIQEAVEVDVVTGADAIEYFANLVPSMQGEQQPLSDNQFFYTRREPLGVCAGIGAWNYPIQIAMWKSAPALAAGNAMVFKPSEETPLTALKLAEIFAEAGMPAGVFNVVQGDYRVGQMLTAHPEIAKVSFTGEVGTGKTVMGDAAKTLKSVTMELGGKSPCIVFDDADLDNAVSATMVANFYTQGEVCTHGTRVFVHDSIYDAFVEQLKARTEKLVIGDPTDMNTQVGALISTEHLNKVMTAIETAKASGATLLTGGYRVTENGLDKGNFVAPTIFTDCDDSMAHVRDEIFGPVMSVLRFSDEEEVVARANNTHYGLAAGVFTQNLSRAHRIIHQLEAGICWVNTWGDSPAEMPVGGYKHSGVGRENGVETLTHYTQTKSVLIELGDFASPYA from the coding sequence ATGAATGCGAAAACGCTTTTTATTAATGGTCAGCTTACTTCCGCAACAAGCGGCGAACAGTTTGCAACGGTAAACCCAGCAACGGGCGAGACACTGGCGCAAATCGATCAAGCCTCGGCAGATGATGTGCAAGCGGCGGTTGATGCGGCTAAGCAAGGTTTTGCGGTCTGGTCACGCATGACAGCTATGGAGCGTAGCCGTATTTTGCTTAAAGCGGTTGCGTTGTTACGTGAGCGTAATGATGAGCTAGCCAAATTGGAAGTACTGGATACCGGCAAACCGATACAAGAAGCGGTAGAAGTTGACGTGGTGACGGGTGCGGATGCGATTGAATATTTCGCTAACTTGGTACCATCAATGCAGGGTGAGCAGCAGCCGCTTTCTGACAACCAATTTTTCTACACCCGTCGTGAGCCACTTGGCGTATGTGCAGGCATTGGTGCATGGAACTATCCGATTCAAATTGCCATGTGGAAGTCAGCACCTGCCTTGGCCGCCGGTAATGCCATGGTTTTCAAACCGTCTGAAGAAACGCCGCTGACCGCCCTGAAACTGGCAGAGATCTTTGCTGAAGCGGGTATGCCTGCCGGCGTATTTAATGTGGTTCAAGGTGATTATCGTGTGGGTCAAATGCTGACGGCACATCCTGAGATTGCCAAAGTCTCTTTCACCGGTGAAGTGGGCACGGGCAAAACCGTGATGGGCGATGCCGCGAAGACCCTGAAATCAGTCACTATGGAGCTAGGCGGTAAATCGCCATGTATCGTGTTTGATGATGCCGATCTGGATAACGCGGTATCCGCAACCATGGTCGCGAACTTCTATACCCAAGGCGAAGTGTGTACACACGGCACCCGTGTATTTGTTCACGACAGCATTTACGACGCCTTTGTTGAGCAACTGAAAGCGCGTACAGAAAAGCTCGTTATCGGTGACCCAACCGATATGAACACCCAGGTCGGTGCGCTGATCTCGACCGAACACCTTAATAAAGTGATGACGGCGATTGAAACGGCAAAAGCAAGCGGTGCAACCTTGCTGACCGGTGGTTACCGCGTCACTGAGAACGGCCTCGATAAAGGTAACTTTGTGGCCCCCACCATTTTCACTGACTGTGACGACAGCATGGCGCATGTTCGTGACGAGATCTTTGGTCCTGTGATGTCGGTGCTGCGTTTCTCTGACGAGGAAGAAGTAGTAGCACGTGCTAACAACACGCACTACGGCCTAGCGGCTGGTGTCTTCACCCAAAACCTATCGCGTGCGCATCGCATTATTCATCAACTCGAAGCGGGTATTTGTTGGGTCAATACTTGGGGCGACTCACCCGCCGAGATGCCTGTCGGTGGTTATAAGCACTCAGGGGTAGGGCGTGAAAACGGTGTCGAAACCCTCACGCATTATACCCAAACCAAGAGTGTGTTAATCGAGCTTGGCGACTTCGCCAGCCCTTACGCCTAA
- the betA gene encoding choline dehydrogenase, producing the protein MSQRYDYIIVGAGSAGCALADRLTESGQHQVLLLEAGGTDKSIFIQMPTALSIPMNTKRYAWQFESLPEPGLDGRQLHCPRGKVLGGSSSINGMVYVRGHACDFEEWVEHGANGWDYASCLPYFKRAETWSGGADTYRGGHGPVGTCNGNDMKLNPLYQAFIDAGVEAGYPETKDYNGYQQEGFGPMHMTVDKGVRASTSNAYLRRALKRSNLTLKKGVVTRRILLEGKRAVGVEFEKGGNIEHVMADKEVISSAGSVGSPQLLQLSGIGSRDVLEKAGVDVKHELPGVGENLQDHLEVYFQFHCQQPITLNSKLGLISKGKIGTEWILTRKGLGATNHFESCAFIRSREGLKWPNVQYHFLPAAMRYDGKAAFAGHGFQVHVGPNKPESRGHVRIKSADPHDKPSILFNYITTEQDRQDWRDTIRLTREIMAQNAMDAFRGDEIQPGNDVQSDEAIDRWVKDNVESAYHPSCTCKMGADDDALAVLDEQCRVRGIQGLRVVDSSVFPTIPNGNLNAPTIMVAERAADMILEKPLLPAEQVPVWIAAEWQHKQRNQNAQSDDATVGEHTLETNQ; encoded by the coding sequence ATGTCACAACGCTACGATTATATTATCGTCGGCGCGGGTTCGGCCGGCTGCGCATTGGCTGATCGGCTGACCGAGTCAGGCCAACATCAAGTGTTATTGCTGGAAGCCGGCGGTACCGATAAGAGCATTTTTATTCAGATGCCAACGGCGCTATCGATTCCGATGAATACCAAGCGCTACGCTTGGCAGTTTGAATCCTTGCCTGAGCCAGGCCTTGATGGCCGCCAACTGCATTGCCCGCGTGGCAAGGTGCTGGGTGGAAGCTCATCGATTAATGGCATGGTGTATGTCCGTGGTCACGCATGTGACTTTGAAGAGTGGGTTGAGCACGGTGCTAATGGCTGGGATTACGCAAGTTGTTTGCCGTACTTTAAGCGCGCGGAAACCTGGTCTGGCGGAGCCGATACCTATCGTGGCGGTCATGGCCCGGTGGGCACATGTAACGGTAACGACATGAAATTAAACCCGCTCTATCAAGCCTTTATTGATGCGGGTGTCGAAGCGGGCTACCCAGAAACCAAAGATTATAACGGTTATCAGCAAGAGGGCTTTGGCCCTATGCATATGACCGTCGATAAAGGCGTGCGTGCGTCTACGTCAAACGCTTATCTGCGCCGCGCACTGAAGCGTAGCAACCTGACCTTGAAAAAAGGCGTGGTCACACGCCGCATCCTGTTGGAAGGCAAGCGCGCGGTGGGCGTGGAATTTGAAAAAGGCGGCAACATCGAGCATGTGATGGCCGACAAAGAAGTCATTTCCAGTGCGGGTTCAGTGGGCTCCCCACAGCTACTACAGCTATCAGGGATTGGTTCGCGAGATGTGCTCGAGAAAGCCGGCGTAGACGTCAAGCATGAGCTGCCGGGTGTAGGCGAAAACCTGCAAGATCACCTCGAAGTCTACTTTCAGTTCCACTGTCAGCAGCCTATTACGCTTAACAGCAAGTTAGGTCTTATCAGCAAAGGCAAGATTGGTACCGAGTGGATTTTGACGCGTAAAGGCTTGGGGGCGACCAACCACTTTGAGTCATGTGCCTTTATTCGTTCTCGCGAAGGGTTGAAGTGGCCGAACGTCCAGTATCACTTCTTGCCAGCTGCAATGCGTTATGACGGCAAAGCCGCGTTTGCTGGCCATGGTTTCCAGGTGCACGTCGGCCCGAACAAACCAGAGAGCCGCGGCCATGTAAGGATCAAATCCGCTGATCCGCACGATAAGCCGTCAATCTTATTTAACTACATTACCACCGAGCAAGATCGCCAAGACTGGCGTGACACCATTCGTTTGACCCGTGAAATCATGGCGCAAAACGCGATGGATGCATTCCGCGGCGATGAAATTCAGCCAGGCAATGATGTTCAGTCTGATGAAGCGATTGACCGTTGGGTGAAAGATAACGTGGAAAGCGCGTATCACCCCTCGTGTACTTGCAAGATGGGTGCCGATGATGACGCACTGGCCGTGCTTGATGAGCAGTGCCGTGTACGCGGAATTCAAGGGCTGCGTGTGGTGGACTCGTCTGTCTTCCCAACCATCCCTAACGGCAACCTGAATGCCCCAACCATCATGGTAGCGGAGCGCGCCGCTGACATGATCCTTGAAAAGCCACTCTTGCCTGCCGAGCAGGTGCCAGTATGGATTGCGGCTGAGTGGCAGCACAAGCAACGCAATCAAAACGCGCAGAGTGATGATGCCACCGTCGGTGAGCACACACTAGAAACTAATCAGTAA